From the genome of Alicyclobacillus sp. SO9:
GCAGTCGCGCTTGTGTTGTTTACTCTGTCCAACTTGCTCACTGTAAAAGTATTTGGTGAACTCGAGTACTGGTTTGCGATACTGAAGGTTCTGGCCGTGCTTGTGTTTATGGTTTTTGGGCTCCTTATCATTTTAACAGGGGTTTTTAATCACGGGCAGGCCGTCGGTCTCTCAAACCTTTGGCGTCACGGCGGGTTCTTACCGAATGGATTTCTCGGTGTCGTCATGGCAATATCCTTGACGGTACAGGCCTACAGCGGCGTAGAAACCCTTGCCGTTGAATCCGGGGAGACCAGAAATCCTGAGAAGAACGTTCGCAAGGCGTTTAATACTGTTACCTGGCGCATTGGCATACTGTATATAGGTTCCATCTTCATTATGCTGGCTGCATTTCCGTGGGATTATCTCACTCACCATTCTGGAAGTCCTTATGTGCTGCTATTCGAGAAAATCGGTATACCTGTGGCTGCCAGTGTGGTAAATATCATCATCATTCTTTCAGGTTTGTCTTCGTGTAATACAGGCTTGTACGGTGGAAGTCGTATGATCTTTGGAGCCACTCGAGGGGGGCGCTTTGGCCGAACTCTAGGTGCCTTAAACAGCAAACAGATTCCGCATGTGGCGGTGTTTGCGACAGGCCTGTCGATTGCTGTTGGTATTGTGATTACTTATCTCGCACCAAACCGTGTGTATGTTTGGATAACAAGTGCATCG
Proteins encoded in this window:
- a CDS encoding amino acid permease, with the translated sequence MSRKQSHSNTQDNVDGLRRAMSSRQIQMLAIGGVIGVGLFYGASLSVKIAGPGVIIDFIVCGIIVAIVMRALAEMTAERPISGSFSTYAGEVLGPGFGFVTAGMWWFFWVATVMSELAAIGKLIQFWFPGIPAWLPGAVALVLFTLSNLLTVKVFGELEYWFAILKVLAVLVFMVFGLLIILTGVFNHGQAVGLSNLWRHGGFLPNGFLGVVMAISLTVQAYSGVETLAVESGETRNPEKNVRKAFNTVTWRIGILYIGSIFIMLAAFPWDYLTHHSGSPYVLLFEKIGIPVAASVVNIIIILSGLSSCNTGLYGGSRMIFGATRGGRFGRTLGALNSKQIPHVAVFATGLSIAVGIVITYLAPNRVYVWITSASAFADLWVWAIILVSEIMFRKRTEFQFQGTGLRFAMPFWPLTPILGFVLIVVAFTAIVVSPLTRISVFSGVVFLGVLWIYYWAAVKKHSTAAR